One Mixta gaviniae genomic window carries:
- the flgK gene encoding flagellar hook-associated protein FlgK, which produces MSSLINSAMSGLSAAQAALNTTSNNISNYNVAGYSRQTAELSSLPSTLSGGSYYGNGVTVSGVHREYDEFITGQLRSASAQNSGIASQYNQISNIDDLMSTSSNSLSTTLSDFFTTLQNVVSNADDPSARQTLMGKASGLVNQFKVTDQYLRNMDSSINTNVTSSIQQINSYSSQIANLNGQIGKLQAAGAGADPNSLMDQRDALVNKLNDLVGVNVSKQDGSYIVSMSNGLALVNGSDTKQLVAMPSSSDPTRTTVGYVDKTAGNVEIPENLVSTGSLGGLLKFRSEDLDSARNKLNQLALNFADGFNTQHKAGFDSEGNPGTDFFAIGGPSVVGNSKNGSATTLTASWSDTSKAQATDYKVSWDGSNWNVKRLSDNTNVSATLDANGKLNFDGLQLTPSGTPAANDSFVVKPVSNAIVNMGVAIGNESQIAAASAAGGESDNRNAQKLLDLQGKNLVNGNATLSQAYASLVSDIGNKTNTLKTTSETQTNVVNQLTNRQQSVSGVNLDEEYANLQRYQQYYMANAQVLQTASALFDALINIRG; this is translated from the coding sequence ATGTCCAGCTTGATTAACTCCGCAATGAGCGGACTGAGCGCCGCGCAGGCTGCGCTGAATACCACCAGCAACAACATCAGCAATTACAATGTTGCTGGCTATTCGCGTCAGACTGCGGAGCTGTCATCGCTGCCCAGTACCCTGAGCGGCGGCAGCTATTACGGCAACGGCGTCACTGTCAGCGGCGTTCACCGCGAGTATGACGAGTTCATTACCGGCCAGCTGCGCAGCGCCTCTGCTCAGAACAGCGGCATTGCTTCGCAATATAATCAGATTTCCAATATCGACGATCTGATGTCGACCTCCTCCAACAGCCTGTCGACCACGCTGTCCGATTTCTTCACGACGCTGCAGAACGTGGTAAGCAACGCCGACGATCCCTCCGCGCGTCAGACGCTGATGGGCAAAGCGTCCGGTCTGGTTAACCAGTTTAAAGTAACCGACCAGTATCTGCGCAATATGGACAGCAGCATCAACACCAACGTGACCTCGTCGATCCAGCAGATCAACAGCTACTCCAGCCAGATCGCCAACCTGAACGGTCAGATCGGCAAGCTGCAGGCGGCGGGCGCGGGCGCCGATCCCAACAGCCTGATGGATCAGCGCGATGCGCTGGTCAACAAGCTGAACGACCTGGTGGGGGTTAACGTCTCCAAACAGGACGGCAGCTATATCGTTTCGATGTCGAACGGCCTGGCGCTGGTTAACGGTTCGGATACCAAGCAGCTGGTGGCAATGCCTTCCAGCAGCGATCCGACCCGCACTACCGTCGGCTACGTTGATAAAACCGCCGGCAACGTCGAGATCCCGGAAAACCTGGTCAGCACCGGTTCGCTGGGCGGCCTGCTGAAGTTCCGCAGCGAAGACCTCGACTCGGCGCGCAATAAGCTGAACCAGCTGGCGCTTAACTTCGCCGACGGCTTCAACACCCAGCATAAAGCGGGCTTCGACAGCGAAGGCAACCCCGGTACCGATTTCTTCGCGATCGGCGGCCCTTCGGTGGTCGGCAACAGCAAAAACGGCTCTGCCACGACCCTGACCGCCAGCTGGAGCGATACCAGCAAGGCACAGGCGACCGATTACAAAGTGTCGTGGGACGGCAGCAACTGGAACGTCAAGCGCCTGTCCGATAACACCAACGTCAGCGCGACGCTCGACGCGAACGGCAAGCTTAACTTCGACGGCCTGCAGCTGACGCCGTCAGGCACGCCGGCTGCCAACGACAGCTTTGTGGTGAAGCCGGTCAGCAACGCCATCGTTAATATGGGCGTGGCGATCGGCAACGAGTCGCAGATTGCCGCGGCGTCTGCGGCGGGCGGCGAAAGCGATAACCGCAACGCGCAGAAGCTGCTTGACCTGCAGGGCAAAAACCTGGTGAACGGTAACGCGACGCTGTCGCAGGCCTACGCCAGCCTGGTGAGCGATATCGGCAACAAAACCAATACGCTGAAAACCACCAGCGAGACGCAGACCAACGTGGTGAATCAGCTGACTAACCGCCAACAGTCGGTGTCAGGCGTCAACCTCGATGAAGAGTACGCCAACCTGCAGCGTTATCAGCAGTACTATATGGCGAACGCGCAGGTTCTGCAGACCGCGTCAGCGCTTTTTGACGCGCTGATCAACATCCGTGGCTAA
- the flgL gene encoding flagellar hook-associated protein FlgL: protein MRLSTNMMFDQQMRGVSNAQSSWLKAGEQLSTGKRVVNPSDDPLAAAQAVVLSQAQAENSQYKLARNFATQSVSLEESTLQNVTLAVQSAQTAVISAGNGALSDDDRASYATQLEGIRSQLLNLANSTDGNGRYIFAGYKSDSAPFTADANGSIVYNGGNDAITQKVDASRTMTTSHTGAQVFMSLTSNAVKEPNNGVSENNIFDTLDTAINALKQPIQNGDEAAKAVSKEALDKTTRGLSNSLNNILAVRSELGTQLDELGKLDSLGDDRSTLQSSRMSSLVDVDYTKAISTYTMQQQALQASYKTFSDMSQMSLFQMNR, encoded by the coding sequence ATGCGACTCAGTACCAACATGATGTTTGACCAGCAGATGCGCGGCGTGAGTAACGCGCAGTCAAGTTGGCTGAAAGCGGGGGAGCAGCTCTCCACCGGCAAACGGGTGGTCAACCCGTCTGACGATCCGCTGGCGGCCGCGCAGGCGGTGGTGCTTTCTCAGGCGCAGGCGGAAAACAGCCAGTATAAGCTGGCGCGCAACTTCGCCACCCAGAGCGTTTCGCTGGAAGAAAGCACGCTGCAGAACGTTACCCTGGCGGTGCAGAGCGCGCAGACGGCGGTGATTTCCGCAGGCAACGGCGCGCTCTCTGACGATGACCGTGCCTCTTACGCCACGCAGCTTGAGGGGATTCGCTCCCAGCTGTTGAACCTGGCGAACAGCACCGACGGTAACGGCCGCTATATTTTCGCCGGCTACAAGAGCGACAGCGCGCCTTTCACCGCAGACGCGAACGGCAGCATCGTCTATAACGGCGGTAACGACGCCATTACGCAGAAAGTTGACGCCAGCCGCACCATGACCACCAGCCATACCGGGGCACAGGTGTTTATGTCGCTGACCAGCAATGCGGTTAAAGAGCCGAACAATGGCGTCAGCGAAAACAATATTTTTGATACGCTGGATACCGCCATCAACGCCCTGAAGCAGCCGATTCAGAATGGTGACGAGGCGGCCAAAGCGGTGTCGAAAGAGGCGCTGGATAAAACGACGCGCGGTCTGAGCAACTCGCTAAACAATATTCTGGCGGTGCGCTCCGAGCTGGGCACACAGCTGGATGAGCTGGGTAAGCTGGACAGCCTCGGTGATGACCGCAGCACCCTGCAGTCGAGCCGTATGAGTTCGCTGGTGGATGTGGATTACACCAAGGCGATCTCGACCTATACCATGCAGCAGCAGGCGCTACAGGCTTCTTATAAGACATTCAGCGATATGTCCCAGATGTCTCTGTTCCAGATGAATCGTTAA
- the rne gene encoding ribonuclease E has translation MKRMLINATQQEELRVALVDGQRLYDLDIESPGHEQKKANIYKGKITRIEPSLEAAFVDYGAERHGFLPLKEISREYFPASYNAHGRPNIKDVLREGQEVIVQIDKEERGNKGAALTTFISLAGSYLVLMPNNPRAGGISRRIEGDDRTELKEALSSLELPDGMGLIVRTAGVGKSADALQWDLSFRLKHWEAIKKAAENRPAPFLIHQESNVIVRAFRDYLRPDIGEILIDNPKVLELARQHIAALGRPDFSSKIKLYTGEIPLFSHYQIESQIESAFQREVRLPSGGSIVIDSTEALTAIDINSARATRGGDIEETAFNTNLEAADEIARQLRLRDLGGLIVIDFIDMTPVRHQRAVENRLREAVRQDRARIQISHISRFGLLEMSRQRLSPSLGESSHHVCPRCSGTGTIRDNESLSLSILRLIEEEALKENTKEVHAIVPVPIASYLLNEKRDAVSAIEKRQGGVKAIIVPNDQMETPHYSVLRVRSGEETQTLSYHLPKLHEAEMALPSEDEHAERRRPEQPALAAFVMPDAPPAPQEAPVIESEAPAPAAAKAPAAEPAAQTGFIGRLFGGLKKLFAAESPAAPAAAAEKPQEDDAQQASETATPPRERRNGNNNNRRNGNNNNRRDRNRDRNGDAAQPSTRESREPRENREPRENREPRENREPREEQRRNNKRQQPNAEARDERQNVLSDEARAQREEQQQQRREQRAERQRRRQEERRQQQEAAKAAAQQEEQQQAVVPVESDEENATEERVQVMPRRKPRQLTQKVRFESAEATATEEAIQPAADEAKPTVDAQPDAQQPPQAHADEQEEQENRDNGNMPRRSRRSPRHLRVSGQRRRRYRDERYPTQSPMPIASGAASPEMASGKVWIRYPVAQTPNDHAAPTDNVNETPDYSREETAAAIALPAAASEAVAEQQQPEQAVQHAEPEQVSAPIAPVDTHDTSAIEVPVNEEPSVIPAAAEARAASVAAQAKPADEVEVKGAAQEEVTPAETAPSVTPDEQQASTVAESSAADVSEEIVAQVEQVLNAPAIEPEETLPVTEPHAPVPARDEAPTAVVSQPAAVETASESKPSVMAARFHASAPMTKAPAPVWQPEAPRHSDWVRPAFNFEGRGAAGGHSATHQATAPATKP, from the coding sequence ATGAAAAGAATGTTAATCAACGCAACTCAACAGGAGGAGTTGCGTGTTGCCCTTGTAGATGGACAACGTCTGTACGATCTGGATATCGAAAGCCCTGGACACGAACAGAAAAAGGCCAACATCTATAAAGGAAAGATCACCCGCATTGAGCCCAGTCTGGAAGCGGCTTTTGTTGATTACGGCGCTGAACGACACGGTTTCCTACCGCTTAAAGAAATTTCCCGCGAGTATTTCCCCGCCAGCTATAACGCCCATGGTCGCCCCAACATTAAAGATGTGTTGCGCGAAGGCCAGGAAGTCATTGTTCAGATTGATAAAGAAGAGCGCGGCAATAAAGGCGCAGCGCTGACGACCTTTATCAGCCTGGCCGGCAGCTATCTGGTATTGATGCCGAACAACCCGCGCGCGGGCGGCATCTCTCGCCGTATTGAAGGCGACGACCGCACCGAGCTGAAAGAGGCGCTCTCGTCTCTGGAACTGCCGGACGGCATGGGGTTAATCGTGCGCACCGCCGGCGTCGGCAAATCCGCCGACGCGCTGCAGTGGGATCTTAGCTTCCGCCTGAAGCACTGGGAAGCGATCAAAAAAGCGGCGGAAAATCGCCCGGCGCCGTTCCTGATCCATCAGGAAAGTAACGTGATCGTGCGCGCCTTCCGCGACTATCTGCGTCCCGACATCGGCGAAATCCTGATCGATAACCCGAAAGTGCTGGAGCTGGCGCGTCAGCATATCGCCGCGCTCGGCCGTCCCGATTTCAGCAGCAAAATTAAGCTCTACACCGGTGAAATCCCGCTGTTCAGCCACTATCAGATCGAATCGCAAATCGAATCCGCTTTCCAGCGCGAAGTGCGTCTGCCTTCCGGCGGCTCGATTGTCATCGACAGCACCGAGGCGTTAACTGCCATCGATATCAACTCAGCGCGCGCGACGCGCGGCGGCGATATCGAAGAGACCGCGTTTAACACTAACCTCGAAGCGGCCGACGAGATTGCACGTCAGCTGCGCCTGCGCGACCTGGGCGGCCTGATCGTTATCGACTTTATCGATATGACGCCGGTGCGCCATCAGCGCGCGGTAGAAAACCGTCTGCGCGAAGCGGTGCGTCAGGATCGCGCGCGTATTCAGATTAGCCATATTTCTCGTTTCGGCCTGCTGGAGATGTCGCGTCAGCGCCTCAGCCCGTCGCTCGGCGAGTCAAGCCATCATGTCTGTCCGCGCTGTAGCGGCACCGGCACCATTCGCGACAACGAATCGCTGTCGCTCTCTATTCTGCGTCTGATTGAAGAAGAAGCGCTGAAAGAGAACACCAAAGAAGTTCACGCTATCGTTCCGGTGCCGATCGCATCCTACCTGCTCAACGAAAAACGTGACGCTGTCAGCGCCATTGAAAAACGTCAGGGCGGCGTGAAAGCGATTATCGTACCGAACGATCAGATGGAAACGCCGCACTACTCCGTGCTGCGCGTGCGCAGCGGTGAAGAGACACAGACCCTGAGCTACCATCTGCCGAAGCTGCACGAAGCGGAAATGGCACTGCCGTCAGAAGATGAGCATGCCGAACGCCGTCGTCCGGAGCAGCCGGCCCTGGCCGCCTTTGTAATGCCGGACGCGCCGCCTGCCCCGCAGGAAGCGCCGGTTATCGAGAGCGAAGCGCCAGCACCGGCCGCCGCCAAAGCGCCCGCTGCCGAACCCGCTGCGCAAACCGGTTTTATCGGACGTCTGTTTGGCGGCCTGAAAAAACTGTTTGCCGCTGAATCCCCTGCCGCGCCGGCCGCCGCCGCTGAAAAGCCGCAGGAAGACGATGCGCAGCAGGCCAGCGAAACCGCCACGCCACCGCGTGAGCGCCGCAACGGCAACAATAACAACCGTCGCAACGGCAATAACAATAACCGTCGCGATCGTAACCGTGACCGCAACGGCGATGCCGCGCAGCCATCGACGCGCGAAAGCCGCGAACCGCGTGAAAACCGCGAACCGCGCGAAAATCGCGAGCCGCGTGAAAACCGTGAGCCGCGCGAAGAGCAGCGTCGTAACAACAAACGCCAGCAGCCGAACGCCGAAGCGCGCGACGAACGTCAAAACGTTCTGAGCGACGAAGCGCGCGCCCAGCGTGAAGAGCAGCAGCAGCAGCGCCGTGAACAGCGTGCCGAGCGTCAGCGCCGCCGTCAGGAAGAGCGCCGTCAGCAGCAGGAGGCCGCTAAAGCCGCCGCGCAGCAGGAAGAGCAGCAGCAAGCCGTCGTGCCGGTTGAAAGCGATGAAGAGAACGCAACGGAAGAGCGCGTGCAGGTCATGCCGCGTCGCAAGCCGCGTCAGCTGACGCAGAAAGTGCGTTTCGAAAGCGCTGAAGCCACCGCGACGGAAGAGGCTATCCAGCCTGCCGCCGACGAAGCGAAGCCGACCGTCGATGCGCAGCCAGACGCCCAGCAGCCGCCGCAGGCGCACGCTGACGAGCAGGAAGAGCAGGAAAACCGTGACAATGGCAATATGCCGCGCCGTTCACGCCGTTCTCCGCGTCATCTGCGCGTAAGCGGTCAGCGTCGTCGTCGTTACCGCGACGAGCGTTACCCGACGCAGTCTCCGATGCCGATCGCCTCTGGCGCCGCATCGCCGGAAATGGCGTCAGGCAAGGTGTGGATCCGCTATCCGGTTGCACAGACCCCTAACGACCACGCCGCGCCGACCGATAACGTAAATGAGACGCCGGACTACAGCCGCGAAGAGACCGCTGCCGCCATTGCGCTGCCTGCCGCCGCCAGCGAAGCCGTTGCTGAACAGCAGCAGCCGGAGCAAGCGGTACAGCACGCCGAGCCTGAGCAGGTTAGCGCGCCGATCGCACCGGTCGACACGCATGATACCTCCGCTATCGAGGTACCGGTGAACGAAGAGCCTTCCGTGATCCCGGCCGCCGCCGAAGCGCGCGCAGCGTCTGTCGCTGCGCAGGCGAAACCGGCAGACGAGGTTGAGGTTAAGGGGGCCGCGCAGGAAGAAGTTACGCCTGCAGAGACCGCGCCGTCCGTAACGCCGGATGAGCAGCAGGCCAGTACCGTTGCTGAAAGCAGCGCCGCCGACGTCAGCGAAGAGATCGTGGCGCAGGTTGAGCAGGTGCTGAACGCGCCCGCTATCGAGCCTGAAGAAACGCTGCCGGTGACCGAACCGCATGCGCCGGTGCCGGCGCGCGATGAAGCGCCTACCGCCGTTGTCAGCCAGCCGGCTGCCGTTGAGACCGCCAGCGAAAGCAAGCCGTCGGTCATGGCCGCCAGGTTCCACGCCAGCGCGCCAATGACCAAAGCGCCGGCGCCGGTATGGCAGCCTGAAGCGCCGCGTCACAGCGACTGGGTGCGCCCGGCCTTCAACTTTGAAGGCAGAGGCGCCGCAGGCGGCCACAGCGCCACACATCAGGCGACGGCTCCGGCCACCAAGCCCTGA
- the rluC gene encoding 23S rRNA pseudouridine(955/2504/2580) synthase RluC, with translation MNMNTPSVRIVAISEEEAGQRIDNFLRTQLKGVPKSMIYRILRKGEVRVNKKRIKPEYKLAAGDEVRIPPVRVAEREEAAISPKLDRVASLAGAILYEDDYILVLNKPSGTAVHGGSGLSFGVIEGLRALRPEARFLELVHRLDRDTSGILLVAKKRSALRSLHEQLREKGMQKDYLALVRGQWPSHLKVVQAPLLKNILQSGERVVRVSSEGKPSETRFKVEERYAHATLVKASPVTGRTHQIRVHTLHAGHPIAFDDRYGEREFDKQLASTGLRRLFLHAAALSFTHPHSGDRMRMEAPLDDELKQCLAALRKQQ, from the coding sequence ATGAATATGAACACGCCATCAGTACGAATCGTCGCCATCTCCGAAGAAGAAGCGGGGCAGCGCATCGATAATTTTCTCCGCACGCAGCTTAAAGGCGTGCCGAAAAGCATGATTTATCGCATTTTGCGTAAAGGCGAAGTGCGGGTGAACAAAAAACGCATCAAGCCCGAGTATAAGCTGGCCGCCGGAGACGAAGTCCGCATCCCGCCGGTGCGCGTGGCCGAGCGCGAAGAGGCGGCGATTTCGCCGAAGCTCGATCGCGTCGCCAGCCTCGCCGGCGCCATCCTTTATGAGGATGACTATATCCTGGTGCTGAATAAACCCTCCGGTACCGCAGTACACGGCGGCAGCGGATTAAGCTTCGGCGTAATCGAAGGGCTGCGGGCGCTGCGCCCCGAGGCGCGCTTTCTTGAGCTGGTGCATCGTCTTGATCGCGATACTTCGGGCATTCTGCTGGTGGCGAAGAAGCGCTCCGCGCTGCGTTCGCTGCATGAGCAGCTGCGCGAAAAAGGGATGCAGAAAGATTACCTGGCGCTGGTACGCGGGCAGTGGCCTTCTCATCTGAAAGTGGTGCAGGCGCCGCTGCTGAAAAATATTCTGCAGAGCGGCGAGCGTGTGGTGCGCGTCAGCAGCGAAGGCAAACCGTCGGAAACGCGCTTTAAGGTAGAGGAGCGCTACGCGCATGCCACGCTGGTGAAAGCGAGCCCGGTGACCGGCCGCACCCATCAGATTCGCGTGCATACGCTGCATGCAGGCCATCCTATTGCCTTTGACGATCGCTACGGCGAGCGGGAATTCGATAAGCAGCTTGCCTCCACCGGGCTGCGTCGCCTGTTCCTGCATGCGGCGGCGCTCTCGTTCACCCATCCGCACAGCGGCGATCGTATGCGCATGGAGGCGCCGCTGGACGATGAGCTGAAGCAGTGCCTGGCGGCGCTGCGTAAACAGCAGTAG
- a CDS encoding Maf family protein: MTQLILASTSPFRQALLNKLGLSFITAAPEVDETPLTGETAPQLVERLARAKAQALAARYPDRWIIGSDQVCVLAGNITGKPHTEDNARAQLRAASGNAITFYTGLALHCAAYNRTLSLVEPFKVHFRPLSEAEIDAYVSREQPLQCAGSFKSEGLGITLFERLEGRDPNTLVGLPLIALCALLREVGIDPLTAQ, encoded by the coding sequence ATGACTCAGCTTATTTTAGCTTCAACCTCGCCTTTTCGTCAGGCCCTGCTGAATAAACTTGGCCTCTCTTTTATTACCGCCGCACCGGAGGTGGATGAGACACCGCTGACGGGCGAAACGGCGCCGCAGCTGGTAGAAAGGCTGGCGCGGGCAAAAGCGCAGGCGCTGGCAGCGCGTTATCCCGATCGCTGGATTATCGGCTCCGATCAGGTCTGCGTGCTGGCGGGAAACATCACCGGTAAACCCCATACTGAAGACAATGCGCGCGCTCAGCTACGCGCCGCCAGCGGTAACGCCATCACATTTTATACTGGCCTTGCGCTCCATTGCGCTGCATACAACCGCACCCTGTCGCTGGTCGAGCCGTTTAAGGTGCATTTTCGGCCTTTAAGCGAGGCGGAAATTGACGCCTATGTCAGCCGTGAACAGCCGCTACAGTGCGCCGGCAGTTTTAAAAGCGAGGGGTTAGGCATTACGCTTTTTGAACGGCTGGAGGGACGTGATCCAAATACGCTGGTAGGGCTGCCGTTGATTGCGCTGTGCGCGCTGCTGCGCGAGGTGGGGATCGATCCTTTAACGGCGCAATAA
- the yceD gene encoding 23S rRNA accumulation protein YceD gives MQKVKLPLTLDPVRAAQKRLDYEGVYAPEQVERVADSVVSVDSDVQCVMSFAVDNQRLAVLKGTADVSVTLSCQRCNKPFAHQVHVTYCFSPVADDAQAEALPEAYEPIDVNDFGEIDLLALVEDEIILALPVVPVHDSEHCEVSDADMVFGKLPEEAEKPNPFAVLASLKRK, from the coding sequence ATGCAAAAGGTAAAATTACCCCTGACACTTGATCCGGTTCGCGCCGCTCAAAAACGCCTTGATTATGAGGGTGTGTATGCACCTGAACAGGTAGAGCGCGTGGCTGATTCTGTTGTCAGTGTGGACAGTGATGTGCAATGCGTTATGTCGTTTGCCGTTGATAACCAGCGTTTAGCCGTTTTGAAAGGAACGGCGGACGTTAGCGTCACGCTGAGCTGCCAGCGCTGCAACAAACCATTTGCACATCAGGTTCACGTAACGTATTGCTTCAGCCCTGTTGCAGATGATGCGCAGGCAGAAGCGCTGCCGGAAGCCTACGAGCCGATCGATGTCAACGATTTCGGTGAAATCGATCTGCTGGCGTTGGTCGAGGATGAAATTATTCTCGCCCTGCCTGTAGTTCCGGTGCATGATTCTGAACACTGTGAAGTGTCCGACGCGGACATGGTCTTTGGCAAACTGCCTGAAGAGGCGGAGAAACCAAACCCATTCGCCGTATTAGCCAGTTTAAAGCGTAAGTAA
- the rpmF gene encoding 50S ribosomal protein L32 → MAVQQNKPTRSKRGMRRSHDALTTSTLSVDKVSGETHLRHHITADGYYRGRKVIVK, encoded by the coding sequence ATGGCCGTACAACAGAATAAACCAACCCGTTCCAAGCGTGGCATGCGTCGTTCTCACGATGCGCTGACCACTTCCACTCTGTCCGTAGATAAAGTTTCTGGCGAAACGCATCTGCGTCACCACATCACTGCGGATGGCTACTACCGCGGTCGCAAGGTCATCGTTAAGTAA
- the plsX gene encoding phosphate acyltransferase PlsX, whose translation MTRLTLAIDAMGGDFGPCVTVPAALQALASHSQLQLLLIGDPAAITPLLAKADSAVKGRLQVIPAESVIASDAKPSQAIRHSRGSSMRIALELVKEGRAQACVSAGNTGALMGLAKLLLKPLDGIERPALMTVLPHQQHGNTVVLDLGANVESDSAMLVQFAIMGAVMAEEVLAIERPRVALLNIGQEETKGLNSIREAAEQLRASPQINYIGYLEGNDLLTGKTDVLVCDGFVGNVTLKTLEGVVRMFLSLLKSSGEGKKGAWWMTLLGRWIKKRLAKRFGHLNPDQYNGACLLGLRGTVIKSHGAANQRAFAAAIEQAEQAVRRQVPERIAARLEAVLARSD comes from the coding sequence TTGACACGTTTGACCCTGGCCATTGATGCTATGGGCGGGGACTTCGGTCCCTGCGTGACAGTGCCTGCAGCTTTGCAGGCACTGGCCTCACATTCGCAACTACAGCTTCTTCTGATCGGCGATCCCGCCGCTATCACGCCATTACTTGCTAAAGCTGATTCCGCTGTAAAGGGGCGTCTGCAGGTTATCCCTGCCGAATCGGTTATCGCCAGTGATGCCAAACCTTCTCAGGCTATTCGCCACAGTCGCGGTAGCTCAATGCGCATCGCGCTGGAGTTGGTGAAAGAGGGCAGAGCGCAGGCTTGCGTCAGCGCCGGTAATACCGGTGCGCTGATGGGCCTGGCAAAGCTTTTATTAAAACCGCTGGACGGCATTGAACGCCCGGCGTTAATGACCGTGCTGCCGCATCAGCAGCACGGCAATACTGTGGTGCTGGATTTAGGCGCCAACGTAGAATCTGACAGCGCCATGCTGGTGCAGTTTGCCATTATGGGCGCGGTGATGGCCGAAGAGGTGCTGGCCATCGAACGGCCGCGCGTGGCGTTGCTGAATATCGGCCAGGAAGAGACCAAAGGGCTGAATTCCATTCGCGAGGCTGCGGAACAGCTCAGGGCGTCGCCGCAAATCAACTATATTGGCTACCTTGAAGGCAACGATCTGCTGACCGGTAAGACTGATGTGCTGGTTTGCGACGGTTTCGTGGGCAATGTCACGCTGAAAACCCTGGAAGGCGTGGTAAGGATGTTTCTTTCGCTGTTGAAATCTTCCGGCGAAGGGAAAAAAGGGGCGTGGTGGATGACCCTGCTGGGACGCTGGATCAAAAAACGTCTGGCGAAGCGGTTCGGCCACCTCAACCCCGACCAGTATAATGGCGCCTGTCTGTTAGGATTGCGCGGCACGGTGATCAAGAGTCACGGCGCGGCGAATCAACGCGCGTTTGCCGCAGCGATTGAACAGGCAGAGCAGGCGGTGCGGCGGCAAGTCCCGGAGCGGATTGCTGCGCGCCTTGAGGCTGTATTAGCCAGGAGTGATTGA
- a CDS encoding beta-ketoacyl-ACP synthase III — protein MYTKIIGTGSYLPAQVRTNADLEKMVETSDEWIVTRTGIRERRIAAPDETVATMGFEAAGRALEMAGVDKNDIGLIIVATTSGSHAFPSSACMIQNMLEIKDCAAFDLAAACAGFTYGLSVADQYIKNGAVKHALVIGADVLARTLDPSDRGTIILFGDGAGAVVLSASEEPGIISTHLHADGRYGQLLTLPYQNRATQDQPAYLTMSGNEVFKVAVTELAHIVDETLEANNLDRAQIDWLVPHQANLRIITATAKKLGMGMEKVVVTLDRHGNTSAASVPAALDEAVRDGRIQRGQLVLLEAFGGGFTWGSALVRF, from the coding sequence ATGTATACCAAAATTATCGGTACGGGCAGCTATCTGCCCGCTCAGGTGCGGACTAACGCCGATCTGGAAAAAATGGTTGAAACTTCGGACGAGTGGATTGTCACCCGTACCGGCATTCGCGAGCGGCGTATCGCCGCACCGGATGAGACCGTTGCGACAATGGGCTTTGAGGCCGCCGGGCGCGCGCTGGAGATGGCGGGCGTAGATAAAAACGATATCGGGCTGATCATTGTCGCCACGACGTCAGGCAGCCACGCGTTCCCCAGCTCAGCCTGTATGATCCAGAACATGCTGGAAATCAAAGACTGCGCCGCGTTTGACCTTGCGGCCGCCTGCGCAGGCTTTACCTATGGCCTGAGCGTCGCCGATCAATACATCAAAAATGGCGCGGTGAAACATGCGCTGGTGATCGGCGCCGACGTGCTGGCGCGCACGCTCGATCCGAGCGATCGCGGCACCATCATTCTTTTTGGCGACGGCGCCGGCGCCGTCGTGCTTTCCGCCAGCGAAGAGCCTGGCATTATCTCTACCCATCTGCACGCGGATGGCCGTTATGGCCAGCTGCTGACGCTGCCTTATCAAAACCGCGCGACTCAGGATCAGCCTGCTTACCTCACCATGTCCGGCAACGAAGTGTTTAAAGTCGCGGTGACGGAGCTGGCGCACATCGTCGATGAGACGCTGGAAGCCAATAATCTCGATCGTGCGCAGATCGACTGGCTGGTGCCGCATCAGGCTAACCTGCGCATTATCACCGCCACGGCGAAAAAGCTCGGCATGGGCATGGAGAAGGTGGTAGTGACGCTCGATCGTCACGGCAATACCTCTGCAGCCTCGGTGCCGGCGGCGCTGGATGAAGCGGTGCGCGATGGCCGTATTCAGCGGGGCCAGCTGGTGCTGCTGGAGGCATTTGGTGGCGGCTTCACCTGGGGCTCAGCGCTGGTTCGTTTTTAA